CAATCTTTACTAACAGAAAGAAAGAACCGCACATTTCCCCCTCTGGATTTACGGGGCATTATCATAAAGGAAGTTATGATTGGTTTTGAAGACGACTGGACATCTGGTGAGATACCTATCACGTAAGTTCCGCTTTTTTCGTTAAAACGAGCCATTCCCCATTCTTGAACTGTTAAAGTTGCTGAATCAGTTACCCACTTTCCATTTTCTAGTTTGTAAATTCTTAGATGATCGAAAAGGCCATTCACCATCGATAGATCAAATCTTAAATGGTAAGTTAAATCTTCAAGTGGCGTTTTATCGCTAACTAAGGTAATGGTATCTGAAACATGGGTGAACGCTTGGTACCCTTCGTAATAATTTTTCTCATTAAGAGATTTTGAAAACAAAACAACCATAGCAGTTGAGGGAAAAGTGTCTTCTTGAATCGTTACCCGATCTTCATCGCTAAAAGCAAGATTCCACATTCGGGAATTTACGATATATCGATTAAAAGTTTTAGATATCACGTAGTCCACATCGTCAAAAGTGGCATAGAAAGCAACTGGACCATTCACCTTTAAGTAATTATAAGTTGCACTCCAAGTGGAGGAAGAAACATGTGTAAGATTCAAGAACTCATTTACTTTTTCATCTTCAACGTGAAGCGTTGGAGTACTGCATGAAGTGATGTTCACTCCAACGGAGTTTTTGTTTATGCTTAGATCCATATCTTTTGGTGAAGTAAAAGCGTTTACCGTGATGTTTGGGGTAAGAACAAGCGTTTTTCTATTATTCTTGTAAACGTATCTGATCGTGATAGATGATAATTTATAAGTACCTGGATAATTCAATCTCAACCTAGACGAAAAATGAGTTTTATCAGACGCAAAATAAAATATCCTTTTCTCTTTCGGAGTATTCCAAGTAACGGTTACATTCTCTAATGTAATCCCATTATAAAAAATTGAGAAGCTAAAACTAATGTCGCTGCCGACACTCACATTCGTGTGTGAAACGCTAACGGGAGAAACATCCAATCCATCAGGACCTTCTATAACCCTAATCAGTAAAAGTTTCTTCATATCACTCCTTGGATCGTTAGTATTCACATAAGCATCCAGAATATGTATGTCACCAGGAAGTAAAAACGCGTTGTTGGTGATGGTAAAAGTTTCTTCTTGCTGTGGGGGAAGTGTTCCGTTTGATGGAGAAACCTCCAACGCTTGAGGAGTTGAGGAGGTTGTAAAGTTCAAAGGTTTGCTTCCAATGTTCTTGATCTTCGTTTTCCAAGTTTGAGTTGCATTTGTTATAAATGGAATGTAGACTATCGTGGAATTAACACTTACCGCAGGAATGTCCGTTGTGAAAGTGGCAACGTTGGAAATCTCTTTTGAAGCTGTGGAATTAAAAGAAACTTCCGCTTGAGCTTCAAAATCCGAAATTTCAGTTGGCGTGTAATCCCAAACATAATTCTTGCCAGAAATTGTTGGATTGTAAAGCGTAACAGTTGAGGAATCATAAGTCATCTTCAAAACAACCGATTTTACATCTGAGGTTGAAAGAACAGAAGCAATAAGCTTTACGTTATTGCCCGGCAGTAGATACGCAGGACTTGCAGAAAGGGTAACGAATTGTGTCGCGAACACAAAAATACCGGTTAACATCAAAAGAATCAGTAAAGGCGTTCTTCTCACAGAGCTTCCCCCCTTTTCATTCTACGCTATTTTCTTTTACGGAAAAATTCACATCCATTTCTATTACCGATGTGTTATCCGGTAAGTATTCCCACATTGAGTCAAGAGAAAGGTCTTTAAAATAAGCCACTACAGTGGATATGGCTATACCATGAGAAACGATTATTAAATTGTCATATCTTCGTGAAAATTCAGATATGGCATCTATCATCCTTTCCTGAACATCCTTTAACGTTTCAGAACCTTCTGTTTTCCATTTTGAAGGTGTTTTGGACCAAATCTGAGCGCTGGGTTCTTTCATAACCTCTTCAAAACTCTTTCCTTCCCATATACCCAGTTTCATTTCCCTCAGCCTTTTATCCAATATAAGGGGTAAATCACATTCTCGAGAAATTATTTCCGCCGTTTCCTTAGCCCTTTTAAGATCGCTGGAAATGACGATGTCCGCCTTCACGTTCTTTAATCTTTTTGAAACTTCAATTGCCTGCTTTCTACCATTTTGGTTAAGTGGTGTATCTCTTTGGCCTTGAACTATATGATAAAGATTTGCATCTGTTTGTCCATGCCTTACCAGGAATATTTTAGAAATATCAAACACCTCCATAGATATTCACGAAATTCATCAACATTATAGCACTATACAGGCCTTTAGCTCTACCCGTTCAATGAAGGAGCAAACAGTGAACCGCAAATAGTGAAGAGTGAGTCGTGAGTGGTGAAAAGTTATAAGTTGTGATCGTTCCTGACAAAATTCCTTCCCCATCCTGCCACTTTTGAGTATGCTACTCTCTTGTTGAGAATAGATGGAACTTTTTTCCTTTTTACTCCCCGATATTCGTTATTCCTTTTTTGTAAAGCTACATTTAAGTGATAAAAGGAGTACTCACATTGTGCGTCAATGTTACAAAGCATTTCAAAAAAGGATTAGTTCTCACCCTCGAAGTACTTGTCAGAACATATGAGCTCCCATCTGGAGATTCAAAATATGAGGTTGAGAGGCACAGGATGTGCCGAAAAAGCGAAGCACTCACGGATGAGTGTCTGAGCGTGCCTCATATTTTGAATCGTAAGATGGAAAAAAGAGCGAATCCGTTCTGACAGGACTTCGAAAAAATTGCCCTAGCCGCTTGAAAAGCGAATCCTAAATCAAAAACGTTGTACTCAAATGTTGCTCACATGTTTTCATAAAAAATTTTTGTAATGTCTCTTGTAATGTTTTTCGTAATGTTCACGCACAGCATGAAGGAGTATAGTAGATCATGGTTTTAATCCAGTATGTCTTACATCATGATGGAACATGGGCCACGAGCCACTTGCTATTCCAATTGAAGATGTTATAAAAGCGTAGAGATATCCATAATTTGATCCGATGTACAGCATTCCATCTTGGCTTATTACAGGATTAGATACCACATTACTCTCCATTTTGTATTTCCACTTGAGCAAGCTGTTAGAATTGAGCGCGTAAAGATAATTATATGAAGAAGCAACATACACTATTCCATCCTGACCAACCACTGGACTAGAACTGACATAACCTCCTATGTGATATCTCCATTTAAGAGTACCAAATGAATTGATCGCATAGAGATAACCATAATAAGAGCTAACGTATATCACTTCATCTGGACCTACAACGGGACTGGAAAATTTTCCTGATGTAGAGTATTTCCATTTTAACGTCCCGTTTTGATTGATAGCACAAAGGTATTTACTATCAGAACTAATATATACAGTTCCATCTTGACCGATTGCCGGACTGGAATAAATATGATCTCCCGCTTTGTATCTCCACTTGCGTATCCCACTTGGAGTTAACGCATAAAGATATCCGTCATAGGAACCAACGTATATCGTTCCGTCTTGACCGATTGCCGGACTGGAATAAACATATTCCCCCGTTTTGTATCTCCATTTAAGGCTTCCCATTGGACTGAACGCATAAAGGTAATGATCGTAAGAGCCAACGTATATGGTGCCGTCTCGACCGATTGCTGGACTAGAAGTAACATAACCTCCTGTGTGGTACCTCCATTTTAATCTTCCGCTTGTAGTGAGTGCATAAACATAACCATCGCGTGAGCCCACATATA
The Mesoaciditoga lauensis cd-1655R = DSM 25116 genome window above contains:
- a CDS encoding histidine phosphatase family protein, with product MEVFDISKIFLVRHGQTDANLYHIVQGQRDTPLNQNGRKQAIEVSKRLKNVKADIVISSDLKRAKETAEIISRECDLPLILDKRLREMKLGIWEGKSFEEVMKEPSAQIWSKTPSKWKTEGSETLKDVQERMIDAISEFSRRYDNLIIVSHGIAISTVVAYFKDLSLDSMWEYLPDNTSVIEMDVNFSVKENSVE
- a CDS encoding PQQ-binding-like beta-propeller repeat protein yields the protein MKKSRIGMIVAFTSLVIFLSGCFLFTYSVSGYVKSSSGNPLVGVTISFSNGSQSVSNDSNGYWSKDGLSGSVEVTPSKNGWTFIPLSTTVSKSKNDVNFVGYIPGSLMWKYDVGSYIISSPAIDDDGTIYFGARNGYIYAINPSGTLKWRYHTGEYVDSSPAIGQDGSIYVGSRDGYVYALTTSGRLKWRYHTGGYVTSSPAIGRDGTIYVGSYDHYLYAFSPMGSLKWRYKTGEYVYSSPAIGQDGTIYVGSYDGYLYALTPSGIRKWRYKAGDHIYSSPAIGQDGTVYISSDSKYLCAINQNGTLKWKYSTSGKFSSPVVGPDEVIYVSSYYGYLYAINSFGTLKWRYHIGGYVSSSPVVGQDGIVYVASSYNYLYALNSNSLLKWKYKMESNVVSNPVISQDGMLYIGSNYGYLYAFITSSIGIASGSWPMFHHDVRHTGLKP